One part of the Cyclobacteriaceae bacterium genome encodes these proteins:
- a CDS encoding histidine kinase, whose protein sequence is MERFFRYKIDHLIFWSLTIFFHGYTRLNVLHEAGPVHFMLELLIRNGLLAMAIYFTLIVIVPRFTRKKNLMVNLGLMVLTLAGYVAGKNAHDVYLYGVVLNNPGQLQFFYNTLYNLSIVIFYLTFAVTLYLSKQWYLQQTLLRKIELEKLNTELEYLKAQINPHFLFNSINTIYFLIDKQNKEARETLAAFSDMLRYQLYECNGADIPIEKEISYLKNYIDLQRLRKGDNHQIAFRYSPDVKNFTIAPLLLIPFVENAFKHVSHFTDKPNTIDIDLDKKDNSFYLNITNTIDDKKAPTEDSGIGLRNVKRRLELLYPGRYTLLINKTPEQFEVKLELNLQETITPAA, encoded by the coding sequence ATGGAGCGATTCTTCCGGTACAAAATTGACCACCTTATTTTCTGGTCGCTTACGATTTTCTTTCACGGATACACCCGGCTGAATGTGCTGCATGAAGCAGGCCCGGTTCACTTCATGCTGGAGCTACTCATCCGCAACGGGTTACTGGCAATGGCTATTTATTTTACTCTGATCGTTATCGTGCCGCGGTTTACCAGGAAGAAAAATTTGATGGTTAACCTGGGGTTGATGGTGCTGACCCTGGCAGGCTATGTGGCTGGAAAAAATGCCCATGACGTTTACCTGTATGGCGTGGTGTTGAACAACCCCGGGCAATTGCAATTTTTTTATAATACGTTATACAATCTTTCTATAGTGATTTTCTACCTCACATTTGCCGTAACGCTATACCTGAGCAAACAATGGTACCTGCAGCAAACGCTGTTGCGGAAAATTGAACTGGAAAAGTTGAATACCGAACTGGAGTACCTCAAGGCCCAAATCAACCCGCATTTCCTTTTCAACTCGATCAACACCATTTATTTTCTGATCGACAAACAAAACAAAGAAGCCCGCGAAACGCTTGCGGCCTTCTCCGATATGCTGCGCTACCAGTTGTACGAATGCAACGGGGCCGATATCCCGATCGAAAAAGAAATCAGCTACCTGAAAAATTACATCGACTTGCAACGGCTACGCAAAGGTGATAACCATCAAATCGCCTTCCGCTACTCACCTGACGTGAAAAATTTTACTATTGCCCCTTTGCTACTGATTCCGTTTGTTGAAAATGCCTTCAAGCACGTGTCGCACTTTACCGACAAGCCGAATACAATTGATATTGACTTGGATAAAAAAGACAATTCCTTTTACCTGAACATTACCAACACAATCGATGACAAAAAGGCACCAACCGAAGATAGTGGAATCGGGCTACGAAACGTTAAGCGAAGACTTGAATTGCTGTACCCGGGTCGGTATACCCTGCTGATCAATAAAACACCCGAACAATTTGAGGTTAAGCTTGAATTAAACCTGCAGGAAACAATAACCCCGGCCGCATGA
- a CDS encoding ABC transporter permease translates to MFKYTLLLFFRNLKRQKLFSAINLLGLTVSIAATLLIYIYVDHEFSYDRFHHDVDRIYRVNQTFIWGENNNSQFASTGPGVAYALKEELPEIDLITSIHTTGNFFISYVAGNNDVITFEETRVLAADSNFFRVFNFPLIKGNIESVFEQANNVLMTVSTAKKYFGDEDPIGKLVRIEGPDGEPKTYEVTGIAEDTPDNSYIRFDVLISMKSFPAVLRTWSWVWTQLETYIKLSPAADVNQVRAKLEKIPQKHAGQTLKNAFNTTWNEYIAAGKKWELFLQPMTKIHLPDKEVINRLSNSGNRTVIYSFIGAAVFIVLLSCINFMNLSTAQFTRRLKEAGVRKILGLGKKELSLGYFLEACIFCFIALVAGIALVQMFLPGFNLITEKSLQLNLLDGNLMLVAAGLVLLMAIVSGSYPAIFLSTFHPVEAMKGKVKTGREGKTFRNALVVFQFSVSIILIICTAVVFQQLKFVADKDIGFNRENLLVLRHVETLKSGESITHAALSVPGVSNVTLCTSVPPRIWGGDSFGVEENSEIMFPLNFTTADERYLPTLGVQLKIGRNFSIDNPGDVGRVIVNESTIKKIGWNVDESVIGKKLTYEENSFEIMGVMADFNYWPLSTPIEPMAVFHVNTRNLYAEVRQYLALRIEPQSGEAWKKTFSELEQVWKQHSGDTPFDYYFVDKAFAESFKSQQQFGSVLTVMAVLAIMIAALGLLGMIVYALEQRTKEIGIRKVSGASVWDILKLISKGYTWLILVAFVIGAPFSYWLMQQWLQDFAYRITPSIWIFVVTGLSTLVVAVLITSYHSVKAALTNPVEVLRDE, encoded by the coding sequence ATGTTCAAATACACACTCCTCCTTTTCTTCCGTAACCTGAAGCGCCAAAAACTATTTTCTGCCATTAACCTGCTGGGCTTAACGGTAAGCATAGCGGCAACACTTCTCATTTACATTTATGTTGATCATGAATTCAGCTATGACCGGTTTCATCATGACGTTGACCGCATTTACAGGGTAAACCAAACATTCATCTGGGGAGAGAATAACAATAGTCAATTTGCCTCAACAGGCCCTGGTGTAGCCTACGCCCTTAAGGAAGAGTTGCCGGAAATCGATCTGATTACCAGCATTCACACTACCGGTAATTTTTTTATCTCCTACGTGGCAGGCAACAATGATGTGATCACCTTTGAAGAAACCCGCGTACTGGCAGCCGACTCCAATTTTTTCAGGGTGTTTAATTTTCCTTTGATCAAAGGGAATATAGAATCGGTATTCGAGCAGGCCAACAACGTGTTGATGACGGTGTCCACCGCAAAAAAGTATTTTGGCGATGAAGACCCGATTGGAAAGCTGGTGCGTATTGAGGGGCCCGATGGCGAACCAAAAACATACGAAGTAACGGGTATTGCTGAAGATACGCCCGACAATTCATACATCCGGTTTGATGTATTGATTTCCATGAAGAGCTTCCCGGCTGTATTGAGAACGTGGAGTTGGGTGTGGACACAGTTGGAAACATACATTAAACTTAGCCCTGCTGCCGATGTTAACCAGGTGCGTGCCAAACTTGAAAAAATTCCACAGAAGCATGCCGGACAGACGCTGAAGAACGCGTTCAATACAACATGGAATGAGTACATCGCTGCCGGTAAAAAGTGGGAATTGTTTCTGCAGCCGATGACAAAAATTCACTTGCCCGATAAAGAAGTGATCAACAGGTTGAGTAACTCTGGCAACCGTACGGTAATTTACTCTTTCATTGGCGCTGCTGTTTTTATTGTACTCCTTTCCTGCATCAATTTTATGAACCTGTCCACCGCGCAGTTTACACGCAGGCTCAAAGAAGCCGGAGTCAGAAAAATTCTGGGACTTGGTAAAAAGGAGTTAAGCCTCGGATACTTCTTGGAAGCGTGTATATTTTGCTTTATAGCATTGGTGGCTGGAATTGCCCTTGTGCAAATGTTTCTTCCGGGATTCAACCTGATCACAGAGAAGTCACTTCAATTAAACCTATTGGATGGTAATCTGATGCTTGTTGCTGCAGGACTTGTATTGCTGATGGCCATCGTGTCAGGCAGTTACCCGGCCATTTTTTTAAGCACTTTCCACCCCGTGGAAGCCATGAAGGGAAAAGTAAAAACAGGACGCGAAGGGAAAACATTTCGCAACGCGTTGGTTGTCTTTCAATTCAGTGTTTCCATCATCCTCATTATATGTACAGCCGTTGTATTTCAGCAATTGAAATTTGTTGCCGACAAAGACATCGGGTTTAACCGCGAGAACCTGCTAGTACTCCGGCATGTAGAAACGCTTAAAAGCGGTGAAAGCATTACACATGCTGCATTGAGCGTTCCGGGTGTGAGCAACGTTACGTTGTGTACTTCTGTTCCGCCCCGCATTTGGGGAGGAGATTCCTTCGGAGTTGAAGAAAACAGCGAAATCATGTTTCCGCTGAACTTCACCACAGCCGATGAACGCTACCTTCCCACGTTGGGTGTGCAACTGAAAATCGGCCGGAATTTTTCGATTGATAATCCCGGTGACGTTGGGCGGGTAATCGTGAATGAATCAACCATCAAAAAAATAGGTTGGAATGTGGATGAATCGGTGATTGGTAAAAAGCTGACCTACGAGGAAAATTCCTTTGAGATTATGGGTGTAATGGCCGACTTCAATTATTGGCCGTTGTCTACTCCCATTGAACCCATGGCTGTTTTCCATGTGAACACCCGCAACCTTTATGCTGAAGTAAGGCAATACCTTGCGCTGCGCATAGAGCCACAGTCGGGTGAGGCCTGGAAAAAAACTTTTTCGGAACTTGAACAGGTATGGAAACAACATTCTGGTGATACACCTTTTGATTATTACTTTGTCGATAAAGCTTTTGCCGAATCATTCAAATCCCAGCAGCAGTTTGGAAGTGTGCTCACGGTAATGGCTGTACTTGCCATCATGATTGCAGCCTTGGGTTTATTGGGCATGATTGTATATGCGCTTGAACAACGCACCAAGGAAATCGGGATACGCAAAGTGTCCGGAGCATCCGTGTGGGATATTCTCAAACTCATCTCGAAAGGGTATACCTGGCTAATACTTGTTGCATTCGTAATTGGTGCGCCATTCTCGTATTGGCTCATGCAACAGTGGTTACAGGACTTCGCTTATCGCATAACCCCGTCCATCTGGATTTTTGTTGTAACCGGCTTAAGTACGTTGGTCGTAGCCGTGCTTATCACCAGCTATCACTCAGTAAAAGCCGCATTAACCAACCCGGTGGAGGTATTGAGGGATGAGTAG
- a CDS encoding DUF2132 domain-containing protein produces the protein MKEEQPNNPLHGKTLEFILTFLVDHYGWEELGERIPVNCFLNNPSIKSSLSFFRKTPWARKKVEELYLDTLWENQ, from the coding sequence ATGAAAGAAGAACAACCCAACAATCCGCTGCACGGCAAAACACTTGAGTTTATCCTTACTTTCTTAGTAGATCACTATGGATGGGAGGAATTAGGGGAGCGTATACCTGTCAACTGTTTTCTAAACAACCCCAGCATTAAATCCAGTCTCTCCTTTTTTAGAAAAACACCTTGGGCAAGAAAGAAAGTTGAAGAACTTTACCTCGATACATTGTGGGAAAATCAATAA
- a CDS encoding sigma-70 family RNA polymerase sigma factor has product MTTTEKEFTAFMHENRGIIFKVIRLYVNHPEDEQDLFQEIHLQAWRSYARFNGLSKFSTWLYRVSLNTVLTFKRRQVLVKPSEHLEKFGGTHDPHGRTEDSEALYLAIRELSEIDRMIITLHLDGYENEEVAEISGLTKNNVAVKLHRIKETLTKKLKLN; this is encoded by the coding sequence ATGACCACAACCGAAAAGGAGTTTACAGCCTTTATGCACGAAAACCGGGGAATCATCTTTAAGGTGATTCGCTTGTATGTGAACCACCCGGAAGATGAGCAGGATTTATTTCAGGAGATACACCTGCAAGCCTGGCGATCGTATGCCCGGTTTAACGGGTTATCAAAATTTTCAACGTGGCTTTACCGGGTTAGCCTGAATACTGTTTTGACTTTTAAACGGAGGCAGGTTTTGGTAAAACCCAGTGAGCACCTTGAAAAATTCGGGGGAACGCACGACCCGCATGGCAGAACAGAGGATAGTGAAGCGCTCTACCTCGCCATACGTGAACTGTCGGAAATTGATAGAATGATTATCACCCTGCACCTGGATGGATACGAAAATGAAGAGGTTGCTGAAATCTCCGGGTTAACAAAAAATAATGTGGCCGTAAAACTGCACCGCATAAAAGAAACCCTTACAAAAAAATTAAAGTTGAATTAA
- the mutS gene encoding DNA mismatch repair protein MutS translates to MALKQSVETPLMKQYNAIKAKYPGALLLFRVGDFYETFGEDAIRAANVLDITLTKRGNGSASEIELAGFPHHALDTYLPKLVRAGNRVAICDQLEDPRFVKGIVKRGVTELVTPGVSFNDNVLEKRQNNFLASVFAGKQTFGVSFLDISTGEFYVASGNETYINKLIQSFAPAEIIFSKSQREACEKKYADDHATFALDDWVYAFDFAQEKLLNQFKTATLKGFGIDGLNEAIIAAGAILYYLEATEHKDTQHIASVSRIDEDKYVWLDKFTIRNLELISSPFEGGVPLIQILDQTVTPMGSRQLRKWMVLPLKDKSLIEERLRVVDFFFKQQQLADKINEELRHIADLERLISKVAVGRINPRELLQLKKSLQRTGPIKNLLLQQPSPELKKLSDQLNLCEFLVEKIEKELREDAPLLTHQGNIIKDGIHAELDELRNIAFSGKDYLLQIQKREIERTGINSLKISYNKVFGYYLEVSNANKDKVPADWLRKQTLVNAERYITEELKVYEEKILHAEDKLVAIEQKLFQELVQQAGDFVTQIQQNARTLAVVDCLLSFTHVARLNNYSRPEINESTTLDIKAGRHPVIERQLPIGESYVPNDVYLDNETQQILIITGPNMAGKSALLRQTALIVLMAQIGSFVPAESASIGLVDKIFTRVGASDNLSKGESTFMVEMIETASILNNLSNRSLILMDEIGRGTSTYDGVSIAWAIVEYLHQHKDYRPKTLFATHYHELNQLAEDFVRVKNFNVSVKEVGDKIIFMRKLKEGGSEHSFGIHVAQLAGIPNKVVIRANEVLHFLEKEKHPPDGRAGKNEPQKKLQELPKATHQMSLFEMDPKYKQVQEMLETIDINTISPVEALLKLNEILSVLKK, encoded by the coding sequence ATGGCTTTAAAGCAATCCGTAGAAACCCCCCTCATGAAACAGTATAACGCCATCAAGGCGAAATATCCGGGGGCTTTGTTGCTTTTTAGGGTGGGCGATTTTTATGAAACCTTTGGTGAGGATGCCATCCGGGCTGCCAACGTGCTGGATATAACCCTGACCAAGCGCGGAAATGGCTCTGCCTCTGAAATTGAACTGGCGGGGTTCCCGCATCATGCACTGGACACTTACCTTCCGAAATTGGTGAGAGCCGGAAACCGGGTAGCCATTTGCGATCAACTGGAAGATCCTCGCTTTGTAAAGGGTATTGTAAAGCGCGGGGTTACCGAATTGGTAACACCCGGAGTTTCGTTTAACGATAACGTGCTTGAAAAAAGACAGAATAACTTTTTGGCTTCTGTATTTGCCGGAAAGCAAACATTTGGCGTTTCCTTTCTCGACATCAGTACCGGTGAATTTTATGTGGCCAGTGGAAATGAAACGTACATCAATAAACTCATTCAAAGTTTTGCGCCAGCCGAAATTATTTTCTCTAAGAGCCAACGCGAGGCATGTGAGAAAAAGTATGCTGATGATCATGCCACCTTTGCACTTGATGATTGGGTTTACGCATTTGATTTTGCACAAGAAAAATTATTGAACCAGTTTAAAACCGCCACACTGAAAGGCTTTGGTATTGATGGTTTGAATGAAGCCATTATCGCAGCAGGCGCTATACTCTATTATCTTGAGGCTACCGAACACAAGGACACACAACATATTGCTTCCGTTTCGCGCATTGATGAAGACAAGTACGTGTGGCTCGATAAATTTACGATTCGAAACCTGGAACTTATTTCATCGCCTTTCGAAGGTGGCGTTCCGCTGATTCAAATTCTTGATCAGACGGTTACCCCCATGGGCTCACGTCAACTACGAAAATGGATGGTGCTTCCGCTGAAGGATAAATCGTTGATTGAGGAACGATTGCGGGTCGTTGACTTTTTCTTCAAGCAACAACAGCTGGCTGACAAAATCAATGAAGAACTTCGGCACATCGCTGATCTGGAACGCTTGATTTCAAAAGTTGCTGTTGGCCGGATTAATCCGCGGGAATTGCTGCAATTAAAAAAATCTCTTCAACGCACTGGCCCCATTAAAAATTTGCTGTTGCAACAGCCCTCTCCCGAATTAAAGAAACTTAGCGATCAACTGAACCTGTGTGAATTTTTAGTGGAGAAGATTGAAAAAGAACTGCGCGAGGATGCACCCCTGCTTACACACCAGGGGAACATTATTAAAGATGGGATTCATGCCGAATTGGACGAGTTGCGCAATATCGCCTTTTCCGGGAAGGATTACTTGTTGCAAATTCAAAAGCGCGAGATTGAACGTACCGGAATCAACTCGCTGAAGATTTCCTACAACAAGGTTTTCGGGTATTACCTTGAAGTAAGCAATGCAAACAAAGATAAAGTTCCTGCCGACTGGTTACGTAAGCAAACGTTGGTGAATGCCGAGCGCTACATTACCGAAGAGCTGAAAGTTTATGAAGAAAAGATTTTACATGCCGAAGACAAACTTGTGGCCATTGAGCAAAAGCTATTTCAGGAACTGGTCCAACAGGCAGGGGATTTTGTGACACAAATCCAACAAAATGCACGAACACTGGCCGTAGTTGATTGCCTGCTTTCATTTACCCATGTGGCACGATTGAACAATTACTCACGTCCGGAAATCAATGAATCCACAACCCTTGATATAAAAGCGGGTCGCCATCCGGTAATTGAAAGACAGTTGCCCATTGGTGAAAGCTATGTGCCCAACGATGTGTATCTCGATAACGAAACCCAGCAAATTCTCATCATCACCGGTCCGAATATGGCGGGTAAATCAGCGCTTCTACGGCAAACAGCCTTGATTGTGCTCATGGCACAAATAGGCAGTTTTGTGCCAGCCGAAAGCGCCAGCATTGGCTTGGTGGATAAGATTTTTACGCGTGTAGGGGCTTCGGATAATTTATCAAAGGGTGAATCCACCTTTATGGTGGAGATGATTGAAACCGCCAGCATACTCAACAACCTGAGCAACCGCAGTTTGATTTTAATGGATGAAATCGGACGGGGAACTTCCACCTACGATGGCGTGTCCATCGCCTGGGCCATTGTGGAATACCTGCATCAGCATAAGGATTATAGACCAAAGACTTTGTTTGCCACACACTATCACGAACTCAATCAACTCGCTGAAGATTTTGTACGGGTGAAAAATTTTAACGTGAGTGTAAAGGAGGTTGGCGACAAAATTATCTTCATGCGCAAGCTCAAGGAAGGAGGCAGTGAGCACAGTTTCGGTATTCATGTTGCGCAACTGGCCGGTATCCCCAACAAGGTGGTGATACGTGCCAACGAGGTGCTGCACTTTCTCGAAAAAGAGAAACACCCGCCTGACGGACGGGCAGGTAAAAACGAACCTCAGAAAAAACTTCAGGAGTTGCCGAAAGCCACGCACCAGATGAGTTTGTTTGAGATGGATCCGAAATACAAACAGGTGCAGGAAATGCTGGAAACAATTGACATCAACACCATCAGCCCGGTGGAAGCGTTGCTGAAGTTGAACGAGATACTTTCTGTTTTGAAAAAATAG
- a CDS encoding intradiol ring-cleavage dioxygenase codes for MIQKPVLVTAICLSFLTACTQTKTQREEALGGPCEDCELLFEGMPKRLSWRTTISRPDEPGEPLIISGTIYKKDGKTPAPGVILYIYQTDNRGLYSPAPNQTVAKAHGHLRGWMKTDEQGRYKFETIRPGPYPDRNDPQHIHPIIYEPGKGYYWVDDYLFDDDPLLTGHHRTRQPERGGPGIMKLDKGPDGVWIGTRDIVLSF; via the coding sequence ATGATTCAAAAACCTGTACTGGTTACTGCCATTTGTTTAAGCTTTTTAACTGCCTGTACGCAAACAAAAACTCAACGCGAAGAAGCGCTGGGTGGTCCGTGCGAAGATTGTGAGTTGCTGTTTGAAGGGATGCCGAAACGGTTGTCATGGCGTACGACTATTTCAAGACCGGATGAGCCTGGCGAACCGCTTATTATCAGTGGAACGATTTATAAAAAAGATGGAAAAACTCCGGCACCGGGCGTAATTCTATATATCTATCAAACCGATAACCGGGGGCTTTATTCGCCCGCACCCAATCAAACCGTGGCCAAAGCACACGGGCATTTACGCGGCTGGATGAAAACCGATGAACAGGGGCGGTATAAATTTGAAACGATACGCCCTGGCCCTTATCCGGACCGGAACGATCCGCAGCACATCCACCCGATTATTTATGAACCGGGTAAGGGATATTACTGGGTTGATGATTATTTGTTTGATGATGATCCGCTGCTCACCGGCCACCACCGTACACGACAACCTGAACGCGGGGGCCCCGGAATCATGAAACTGGATAAAGGCCCGGATGGTGTATGGATCGGTACACGCGATATTGTTTTAAGTTTTTAG
- a CDS encoding response regulator transcription factor: MSSTVKLNCLIVDDEPLARKGLEEYVKDIDFLQWAGSCEDALKAGTFLREGNIDLILLDIHMPKLSGIEFLKTLQHPPLVIFTTAYPDYALESYALDVMDYLVKPISFDRFLKAVQKAYDYHLLVQKPSAAPDYFFIKVDHKYEKINYTDVLYAEAMQNYCIIYTASKKLITYITLSGLEEQLPKDRFLKVHKSFIVSLEKINAVDGSEILVGTARIPISRTLKDEVLKKIMGNKLFRRN, from the coding sequence ATGAGCAGCACTGTAAAACTGAATTGCCTGATTGTTGACGATGAGCCGCTGGCCCGCAAAGGGCTGGAAGAGTATGTAAAAGACATTGATTTTCTTCAGTGGGCCGGCTCTTGCGAAGATGCATTGAAGGCCGGTACCTTCCTGCGGGAAGGAAATATTGATTTAATTCTGCTCGACATTCACATGCCGAAACTTTCGGGCATTGAATTTCTGAAAACCCTGCAACACCCACCGCTGGTAATTTTCACCACGGCCTACCCGGATTACGCGCTTGAAAGTTATGCGCTTGATGTAATGGACTACCTTGTTAAGCCCATTTCCTTCGACCGGTTTCTGAAAGCTGTTCAAAAAGCCTACGACTACCATTTACTGGTTCAGAAACCTTCCGCTGCACCGGATTACTTTTTTATTAAGGTTGATCATAAATACGAAAAAATAAACTACACTGACGTGCTGTATGCCGAGGCCATGCAAAACTACTGCATCATTTATACAGCCAGTAAGAAACTGATTACCTACATTACACTATCCGGCCTGGAGGAGCAGTTACCGAAAGACCGGTTTCTCAAAGTCCATAAATCGTTTATTGTTTCGTTGGAAAAAATCAATGCCGTTGATGGCAGCGAAATCCTGGTGGGTACCGCCCGCATTCCCATCAGCCGGACATTGAAAGATGAGGTGCTGAAGAAAATCATGGGGAACAAACTTTTTAGGAGAAACTAG
- a CDS encoding acyl-CoA thioesterase, producing the protein MQPFKHKVPIQLRFKDIDKMGHVNNANYLTYIEIARVKYFEDVVGTDKKWSQQVGIILARIEIDYKAPVFLHDTIFVYTRCSRIGNKSLTLDWAIIREKSGDEEIVAQGNAVLVCYDYAHEKTIPIPEEQRKAIERFENS; encoded by the coding sequence ATGCAACCCTTCAAACACAAAGTCCCCATTCAACTTCGCTTTAAGGACATTGATAAAATGGGGCACGTAAACAACGCCAATTACCTTACCTACATTGAAATTGCCCGTGTAAAATATTTTGAAGATGTGGTGGGCACCGATAAAAAGTGGAGCCAGCAGGTGGGCATCATTCTCGCACGCATTGAAATTGATTACAAAGCCCCCGTGTTTTTACACGATACAATTTTTGTATACACACGTTGTTCCCGTATTGGCAACAAAAGCCTCACCCTCGATTGGGCTATTATTCGCGAAAAATCAGGAGACGAAGAAATTGTTGCGCAAGGCAATGCTGTACTGGTGTGTTATGACTACGCCCACGAAAAAACCATTCCCATCCCGGAAGAGCAACGAAAAGCGATTGAACGATTCGAGAACAGTTAA
- a CDS encoding phosphoribosylformylglycinamidine cyclo-ligase has translation MSDRYNQRGVSASKEDVHQAISKLDKGLYPKAFCKIVEDHLGGDPQYCTVMHADGAGTKSSLAYIYWKETGDLSVWKGIAQDAIIMNVDDLLCVGATDNILLSSTIGRNKNLIPGEVISTVINGTEEVLEMLRSYGLTIRSTGGETADVGDLVRTIIVDSTVTARMKRSDVIDNSRIKAGDVIVGLASFGQATYENEYNSGMGSNGLTSARHDVFAKAYATKYPESYDKDVPTDLVYTGTHNVTDELPGTPLNVGKLVLSPTRTYAPIMIEVFSKLRQHIHGLVHCSGGAQTKVLHFIDNLHVIKDNLFDVPPLFKLIHEVSGTDLKEMYKVFNMGHRMEVYLDEKFAQQVVDISKSFGVEAKVIGRVEHSDTKKVTLKTAQGTFEY, from the coding sequence ATGTCCGATCGCTACAACCAACGCGGGGTTTCCGCCAGTAAGGAAGATGTACACCAGGCCATCAGCAAACTGGATAAGGGTTTGTATCCGAAAGCCTTCTGCAAAATTGTAGAAGATCACCTCGGTGGCGATCCGCAGTACTGCACCGTGATGCATGCCGATGGGGCCGGCACGAAATCATCCCTAGCATATATTTATTGGAAAGAAACCGGTGATCTGTCTGTATGGAAAGGCATTGCGCAAGATGCCATCATCATGAACGTGGATGACTTGCTGTGCGTAGGTGCCACTGATAACATTTTACTATCCTCCACCATTGGCCGTAATAAAAACCTTATTCCTGGTGAAGTGATCTCAACTGTCATCAACGGCACAGAAGAGGTGCTTGAGATGTTACGTAGTTATGGCTTAACCATCCGCAGCACCGGAGGCGAAACAGCCGATGTAGGTGATTTGGTGCGCACCATCATTGTCGACAGCACGGTGACCGCCCGCATGAAACGCAGCGATGTGATTGATAACAGCCGCATTAAGGCTGGCGATGTAATTGTGGGGTTGGCTTCGTTTGGTCAGGCCACTTATGAAAACGAATACAACAGCGGCATGGGTAGCAACGGACTTACCTCTGCCCGCCACGATGTGTTTGCGAAAGCATACGCCACGAAATATCCGGAGTCATACGATAAAGATGTGCCGACAGATTTGGTTTACACCGGGACGCATAACGTTACCGATGAATTACCTGGCACACCCTTGAATGTGGGTAAACTTGTGCTCTCTCCTACGCGTACCTATGCTCCTATAATGATTGAGGTGTTCAGTAAACTTCGTCAGCACATTCACGGACTGGTGCATTGCAGCGGAGGCGCCCAAACCAAAGTGTTGCACTTCATTGATAACCTTCATGTGATAAAGGATAACCTGTTTGATGTACCTCCATTGTTTAAACTTATTCACGAGGTGAGCGGCACCGATCTGAAAGAAATGTACAAAGTGTTCAACATGGGCCACCGCATGGAAGTGTACCTGGATGAAAAATTTGCGCAGCAAGTAGTTGATATTTCCAAAAGCTTTGGTGTTGAAGCGAAGGTAATTGGGCGGGTGGAGCATTCGGATACCAAAAAGGTAACGCTGAAAACAGCGCAAGGAACTTTTGAATATTAG
- a CDS encoding RNA methyltransferase: MKKLKLEELGRISVDQFKEADKIPVCIVLDNVRSLHNVGSAFRTADAFRVKKIYLTGITGTPPHREIHKTALGATESVDWEYFEKPEEAVSKLKSLGYTIVVIEQTTTSQPLHQFNVAPGEKLCLVFGNEVNGVSEPVIELANTAIEIPQSGTKHSLNVSVCLGIVVWDVFQKLRLV; encoded by the coding sequence ATGAAGAAGTTGAAACTCGAAGAACTTGGCCGCATTTCGGTAGATCAGTTTAAAGAAGCGGATAAAATTCCTGTGTGTATTGTGCTGGACAATGTGCGCAGCCTGCACAACGTGGGCTCAGCTTTTCGCACAGCCGATGCGTTTCGGGTTAAGAAAATTTACCTGACAGGAATTACGGGCACCCCTCCGCACCGCGAGATTCACAAAACAGCTTTAGGTGCCACAGAATCGGTTGACTGGGAATATTTTGAAAAGCCTGAGGAAGCCGTCAGTAAACTTAAATCGCTTGGGTATACCATCGTTGTAATTGAACAAACCACTACCAGCCAGCCCCTGCACCAATTCAATGTTGCCCCTGGTGAAAAACTTTGCCTGGTTTTTGGAAATGAAGTGAATGGCGTGAGCGAACCGGTAATTGAACTGGCTAATACTGCCATTGAAATACCCCAATCAGGCACCAAGCACTCCTTGAATGTTTCGGTTTGCCTGGGTATTGTTGTATGGGATGTTTTCCAAAAACTCAGGTTAGTATGA